A genomic segment from Neobacillus sp. YX16 encodes:
- a CDS encoding metal ABC transporter substrate-binding protein, with product MKYILKLFITSLLAIVILAGCSESKETGSEVGKEHKDDKLQVVTTYSILYDIVKNIGGDQIEIHSLAKVGSNPHEYDPLPLDIQKTTDADVVFYNGLNLEAGNSWFEKLIQTAGKTGEDAPVFRLSEGVDPKFLTSEGNEGEEDPHAWLDIRNGIKYAENARDALIEIDSANANIYEKNAKEYILKLEKLHQEALESFNKIPKEKRFLVTSEGAFKYFSDAYEFEAGYIWEINAENQGTPQQVKQIVDLINEQEIPVLFVETSIDPRSMEMVSTETGVPIGGTLFTDSLGKQGEDGDSYIGMMEWNISVIFENLMGN from the coding sequence ATGAAATATATTTTAAAATTATTTATAACAAGCCTTTTGGCAATTGTAATTCTGGCAGGATGTAGTGAAAGTAAAGAAACCGGTAGTGAAGTAGGAAAAGAACATAAAGATGATAAGTTACAGGTGGTTACGACTTACTCAATTCTTTATGATATCGTAAAAAATATCGGTGGCGATCAAATAGAGATTCATAGTTTAGCTAAAGTAGGATCTAATCCGCATGAATATGACCCACTTCCATTAGACATTCAAAAAACAACAGATGCAGATGTCGTTTTTTATAATGGTTTAAATCTTGAAGCGGGTAACTCTTGGTTTGAGAAACTTATCCAAACTGCGGGAAAGACTGGTGAGGATGCGCCTGTATTTAGACTAAGTGAAGGAGTAGATCCTAAATTTTTAACATCAGAAGGAAATGAAGGTGAAGAAGATCCACATGCATGGCTTGATATCCGCAACGGAATTAAGTATGCAGAAAATGCAAGAGATGCACTGATTGAAATAGATTCAGCGAATGCAAATATTTACGAAAAAAATGCTAAAGAATATATTTTGAAATTAGAAAAACTTCATCAAGAAGCGTTAGAAAGCTTTAATAAAATTCCTAAGGAAAAGCGTTTTTTAGTTACAAGTGAGGGAGCTTTTAAATATTTTAGTGATGCATACGAATTTGAGGCAGGATACATTTGGGAGATCAATGCAGAAAATCAAGGAACACCGCAACAAGTAAAGCAAATAGTGGATTTAATCAATGAACAAGAAATTCCAGTATTATTTGTAGAAACGAGTATCGACCCTCGCAGTATGGAAATGGTTTCAACAGAAACTGGTGTTCCAATTGGTGGGACATTATTTACAGACTCTCTTGGAAAACAGGGTGAAGATGGAGATTCTTATATTGGTATGATGGAATGGAATATCTCTGTTATATTTGAAAACTTAATGGGAAATTAG
- a CDS encoding GtrA family protein, whose amino-acid sequence MMLVSKELFLKFIKYSVVGCISVLIYFLSVFILVELFDKDPIFASTFSFIIMTYISFLLNKKFTFGSDFSYNQLLRFLVVSAIGFILNFGIMYLVVNILSLHYVIGELITTLIIPIINFILNNYWTFK is encoded by the coding sequence ATGATGCTCGTAAGCAAAGAACTATTTCTTAAATTTATCAAATACAGTGTTGTGGGCTGCATAAGCGTGCTCATTTATTTTCTTTCCGTTTTCATCTTGGTTGAACTTTTTGACAAAGATCCGATTTTCGCATCAACATTTTCCTTTATTATCATGACTTACATTTCATTTCTATTAAACAAAAAATTTACCTTTGGCAGCGACTTCTCCTACAATCAATTGTTGCGTTTTCTAGTTGTTTCTGCCATTGGTTTCATCTTAAATTTTGGTATTATGTATCTAGTAGTAAATATACTTTCACTTCACTATGTAATCGGTGAGCTAATCACAACATTGATAATACCCATCATCAACTTCATATTGAATAACTATTGGACATTTAAATAG
- a CDS encoding phosphatidylglycerol lysyltransferase domain-containing protein, whose amino-acid sequence MLDVITSFIKKQGEKMKSPTSNIDLQYDELSSFLQENGGNHASHLIFLKDKEIFWTKERDVLIVYKRIANKLMVLGDPIGDEAKIQEAIIDFCEYSKSRGFKPVFYQISPQYMHYYHDTGFRFFKVGEEGLVNLQQFSLEGKQGAKLRTRLNKFTRNSYTFSVVHPPYSNHLLSELKHISDSWLGSQKEKGFSVVSFSKEYVSRFPIALLHNPEGKVIAFSTLASDFQNTVTIDLMRKYSDSPHGTMDVLFIHIFQWAKNNGYQICSLGMSPLSNVGNCKHSFTCEKLIRLAYLYGNSLYNFKGLKEFKSKFSTDWEPKYLAYKKTFLPLTILQLLFLINSKRSSIDIKERKNNSIKNAISKWRFE is encoded by the coding sequence ATGCTTGATGTGATTACATCCTTTATTAAAAAACAAGGTGAGAAGATGAAGTCTCCCACAAGTAACATCGATCTACAATATGATGAATTGTCTTCTTTTTTACAGGAAAATGGAGGAAATCATGCTTCTCATTTGATTTTTTTAAAAGATAAAGAGATTTTTTGGACGAAAGAGCGAGATGTACTAATTGTATATAAACGCATTGCAAATAAATTAATGGTTTTAGGTGATCCAATTGGAGATGAAGCAAAAATTCAGGAAGCCATAATAGATTTCTGTGAATATAGCAAAAGCAGAGGCTTTAAACCTGTTTTCTATCAAATAAGCCCACAGTATATGCACTATTACCATGATACAGGTTTTCGCTTCTTCAAGGTGGGCGAAGAGGGATTAGTGAATCTCCAACAATTTTCTTTAGAAGGAAAACAAGGAGCAAAATTACGAACAAGATTGAATAAATTTACGCGAAATTCTTATACATTTAGCGTAGTCCACCCCCCTTATTCTAATCACCTGCTTTCCGAATTAAAGCATATTTCCGATTCATGGTTAGGCAGTCAGAAGGAAAAAGGGTTTTCGGTCGTCTCTTTTAGCAAAGAATATGTTTCGCGTTTCCCTATCGCCCTTTTACACAACCCTGAAGGGAAAGTAATTGCTTTTTCGACGTTAGCAAGCGATTTTCAAAATACGGTTACCATTGACCTGATGAGAAAATATTCAGATAGCCCTCATGGAACAATGGATGTATTATTTATTCATATATTTCAGTGGGCAAAAAATAATGGATATCAAATCTGCAGTTTGGGTATGTCACCATTATCAAATGTAGGAAACTGCAAACATTCATTTACATGTGAAAAATTAATTCGTCTAGCCTACCTTTACGGGAATTCCTTATACAATTTTAAAGGTCTAAAAGAATTTAAAAGTAAATTTTCTACCGATTGGGAACCAAAATATTTAGCTTACAAAAAAACCTTTCTGCCGTTAACTATTTTACAACTACTTTTTCTGATCAACTCTAAACGTAGTTCAATAGATATTAAGGAAAGAAAAAATAATTCTATTAAAAATGCTATCTCAAAATGGCGTTTTGAATGA